The proteins below are encoded in one region of Fibrella aestuarina BUZ 2:
- a CDS encoding glycosyltransferase family 2 protein: protein MKLSVVIPAYNEEESITQTLETLYQTLVKHGIDHEICVTNDNSKDNTLAVLQNLQQQIPTLVVFTNLGPNGFGYAVRYGLERFSGDCVAVFMADMSDDPEDLVKYYHKMRETGTDAVFGSRWQKGGKVIDYPGVKKVINRVANFIIRIMMGIRYDDTTNAFKLYRRETMEGLKPFLSPHFNLTVELPLKAIVRGYNYEVVPNSWTNRKYGESKLKIKEMGSRYFFILLYCWIEKTFSRGDYKKKTVKPAVEVSR from the coding sequence ATGAAGCTAAGCGTCGTTATCCCGGCCTACAACGAAGAAGAGTCGATTACGCAGACCCTGGAAACTCTTTACCAGACACTGGTGAAGCATGGTATCGACCACGAAATCTGCGTGACCAACGACAACTCGAAGGATAACACGCTGGCTGTACTGCAAAACCTGCAACAGCAAATCCCGACGCTCGTGGTGTTTACCAACCTCGGCCCCAACGGCTTTGGCTATGCAGTACGGTACGGCCTCGAACGCTTCAGCGGCGACTGCGTGGCCGTTTTCATGGCCGATATGTCCGACGACCCAGAGGACCTGGTCAAGTATTACCACAAAATGCGCGAAACCGGCACCGACGCCGTGTTTGGCTCTCGCTGGCAGAAAGGGGGCAAAGTCATCGACTACCCCGGCGTGAAGAAGGTGATCAACCGAGTGGCCAATTTCATCATCCGGATTATGATGGGCATTCGCTACGACGACACCACCAACGCGTTTAAACTCTACCGTCGCGAAACGATGGAAGGGCTCAAGCCGTTTCTGTCGCCCCATTTTAACCTTACGGTCGAACTGCCGCTGAAAGCCATCGTGCGCGGCTACAATTATGAGGTAGTCCCCAATAGCTGGACAAACCGGAAGTACGGCGAGTCGAAGCTGAAAATCAAGGAGATGGGGAGCCGGTATTTCTTCATCCTGCTTTATTGCTGGATCGAGAAAACGTTCTCACGCGGCGATTACAAAAAGAAAACCGTCAAACCGGCGGTTGAGGTGAGCCGGTAG
- a CDS encoding glycerol-3-phosphate dehydrogenase/oxidase, giving the protein MNRVSHLNRLRTEPFDVCIIGAGASGAGCAADAASRGLRVALLEADDFGAGTSGTSTKLVHGGVRYLEQAVKTADPKQLALVRKALHERRTLLHIAPHLCHPLALVTPCATLLEGWYYAIGLKIYDWLAGSRRMAPSRWLNKREALRHFPAFNANKLNSAVLYYDGQFDDVRLNLSLVQTAVKHGAAAVNHIRAASWETNTNGKLTAIRAVDKLTGESLTIRADLFINATGTHADQLRQEANSGQGRRMRASKGAHAVLPANALPMTTGTTEQAALLVPKTHDGRVLFAIPWRGQWLIGTTDTEAEPTDTPTLLPEEATYLLEHVNELVTKPVPVEAVTGGFAGLRPLLQADPNASSKALVRDHEVEVDERSGLVSIMGGKWTTYRLMAQETIDVCCQRLGKSPACVTETLLLQGADGFNKQYVQHLADSYPEYPTDVLAHLANTYGTDALAVLRLLREEHEWIARLAPNHPFIEAEVIYAARQEMAQTLPDVLMRRIRLGLIDWQATLTAIPRTAQLLAVERGWTPEQRTQQETEFRAHIELLMGSLLMNNA; this is encoded by the coding sequence ATGAACCGCGTTTCCCACCTGAACCGGCTGCGGACCGAACCGTTTGATGTGTGCATTATAGGGGCTGGGGCTTCCGGTGCGGGTTGTGCCGCCGATGCGGCAAGCCGTGGTTTGCGCGTAGCCCTGCTCGAAGCTGACGACTTTGGTGCCGGTACGTCAGGTACGTCGACCAAGCTGGTGCACGGTGGCGTTCGGTATCTGGAACAGGCCGTCAAAACGGCTGATCCCAAACAACTGGCACTGGTGCGGAAGGCGTTGCATGAACGGCGTACGCTACTGCACATTGCGCCGCACCTCTGCCATCCGCTGGCGCTGGTCACGCCCTGCGCTACACTGCTGGAAGGCTGGTATTACGCCATAGGACTGAAAATCTACGATTGGCTGGCCGGTAGCCGCCGCATGGCCCCCAGCCGCTGGCTCAACAAACGCGAAGCCCTACGCCACTTTCCCGCCTTCAACGCCAACAAGCTAAACAGCGCCGTACTGTATTACGACGGGCAGTTCGACGACGTTCGGCTGAACCTGAGTCTGGTGCAAACGGCCGTCAAGCACGGTGCAGCGGCGGTAAACCACATCCGGGCGGCGAGTTGGGAGACCAATACGAACGGAAAACTGACGGCAATTCGGGCGGTGGACAAACTAACCGGCGAGTCGCTAACCATCCGGGCCGACCTTTTCATCAATGCTACCGGCACCCACGCCGATCAGCTCCGGCAAGAGGCTAACTCTGGTCAGGGACGGCGGATGCGGGCGAGCAAAGGGGCTCATGCGGTGCTGCCCGCCAACGCGTTGCCGATGACCACCGGTACAACAGAGCAGGCCGCGTTGCTCGTGCCCAAGACGCACGATGGACGGGTGCTCTTTGCCATTCCCTGGCGCGGCCAATGGCTGATCGGCACTACCGACACCGAAGCCGAACCGACCGATACCCCCACCTTACTGCCCGAAGAGGCCACCTATTTACTGGAGCACGTCAACGAACTGGTGACGAAACCTGTGCCGGTAGAGGCCGTGACGGGTGGTTTTGCTGGCCTGCGACCTTTGCTGCAGGCCGACCCCAACGCTAGTAGTAAAGCACTGGTGCGCGACCATGAGGTCGAAGTCGACGAACGGTCGGGGTTGGTCAGTATTATGGGGGGGAAATGGACGACCTACCGGTTGATGGCGCAGGAAACCATTGATGTATGCTGCCAACGTCTGGGTAAATCGCCCGCGTGCGTGACCGAAACGTTGCTGCTCCAGGGGGCGGATGGCTTCAACAAGCAGTACGTGCAGCATCTGGCCGACAGCTACCCCGAATACCCAACCGACGTGTTGGCGCATCTGGCCAACACCTACGGTACCGATGCGCTGGCTGTGCTGCGGTTGCTGCGCGAAGAACACGAGTGGATTGCCCGGCTGGCGCCCAATCATCCCTTCATTGAGGCGGAAGTTATTTACGCCGCGCGCCAGGAAATGGCCCAAACGCTGCCTGACGTGCTGATGCGGCGCATTCGACTCGGCCTGATCGACTGGCAGGCGACGCTAACCGCCATTCCCCGCACAGCGCAACTCCTCGCCGTCGAGCGCGGCTGGACGCCTGAGCAACGTACCCAGCAGGAGACGGAATTCCGCGCGCATATCGAGTTGTTGATGGGGTCTTTGTTAATGAATAATGCATGA
- a CDS encoding sterol desaturase family protein, with the protein MLVNVVIALATLVTMEGVAWFTHKYIMHGIMWNWHHSHHNHHKGFFEVNDLFSVVFSFVATGLVVVGMEVSSLWFLAPIGAGVTLYGIGYFVFHDVIVHRRIKINFKTKNPYLLRIMRAHYVHHKVHTREGAEAFGFLYAPKKYDKK; encoded by the coding sequence ATGCTCGTAAACGTTGTCATCGCACTCGCCACTCTCGTCACGATGGAGGGGGTCGCCTGGTTCACCCACAAATACATCATGCACGGTATTATGTGGAACTGGCATCATTCGCACCACAACCACCACAAAGGCTTTTTCGAAGTAAACGACTTATTCAGTGTGGTGTTTAGTTTCGTAGCTACCGGTCTGGTAGTGGTGGGCATGGAAGTGTCTTCGCTCTGGTTTCTGGCCCCGATTGGTGCGGGCGTCACGCTCTACGGAATTGGCTACTTCGTCTTTCACGATGTCATTGTGCATCGGCGTATAAAGATCAATTTCAAGACGAAAAACCCGTACTTACTCCGTATTATGCGGGCCCATTACGTGCACCACAAAGTGCACACGCGCGAAGGAGCCGAAGCGTTTGGCTTCCTGTATGCGCCGAAGAAATACGACAAAAAATGA
- a CDS encoding putative toxin-antitoxin system toxin component, PIN family: MKTDRFVFDTNTLISAVILPKSTAALALQKAENSGFLFTSTDTFAELESVLARPKFDRYIPLSIRQGFLQRYKALALFLTISQPVTDCRDPKDNKFLELALSADAHYLITGDNDLLELHPYRNTQIISASQFLVLT; the protein is encoded by the coding sequence ATGAAGACTGATCGTTTTGTCTTTGATACAAATACACTGATTAGCGCCGTCATTTTACCGAAGTCAACCGCGGCGCTCGCGCTTCAAAAGGCAGAGAATAGTGGTTTTTTATTTACGTCGACCGATACGTTTGCCGAGTTAGAATCTGTATTAGCCCGTCCCAAGTTCGATCGGTACATTCCGTTGTCAATTCGGCAGGGGTTCTTACAGCGTTATAAAGCCCTGGCCCTGTTTCTGACCATATCGCAACCGGTGACGGATTGCCGTGATCCTAAAGACAACAAGTTTCTTGAATTAGCGCTGTCCGCCGACGCTCATTATTTGATTACTGGTGACAACGACTTACTGGAGTTGCATCCATATCGAAACACGCAGATCATTTCGGCGTCCCAATTTCTAGTACTCACTTAA
- a CDS encoding HAD family hydrolase, whose translation MRPFPKLIAFDADDTLWANQPLFDEAEEELRSLLRQFGTDDQINQVLIDVQAENLHLMGYGAKGFMLSMIEVAIRLTDEQVRGTHIQQIIDLGKELLRFPIALIDGVEEVLQTLSADHELMVLTKGDLLDQESKLARSGVGQYFSHVEIVSEKHEAAYRRILSRYSVEPADFLMIGNSLKSDILPVVNIGGQAIHIPYHTTWHFEKLPDNYQLGEYVQLDSIRDVLEWLTTTR comes from the coding sequence ATGAGACCGTTTCCCAAGTTAATCGCCTTCGACGCCGATGATACCCTTTGGGCCAATCAACCGCTGTTCGATGAGGCAGAAGAAGAGCTCCGTTCGCTACTCAGGCAGTTCGGCACCGACGACCAAATCAATCAGGTACTGATCGACGTACAGGCCGAAAACCTTCATCTGATGGGCTATGGGGCTAAGGGCTTCATGCTGTCGATGATCGAAGTGGCGATCCGCCTGACCGACGAACAGGTACGTGGCACGCATATTCAGCAGATTATTGATTTGGGCAAGGAACTGCTACGCTTTCCGATTGCCCTTATCGACGGCGTGGAAGAGGTGCTTCAGACCCTGAGTGCCGACCACGAATTGATGGTGTTGACCAAAGGCGACCTGCTTGATCAGGAGAGCAAGCTGGCCCGTTCGGGGGTGGGGCAGTATTTCAGTCACGTCGAGATCGTAAGCGAAAAGCACGAAGCCGCTTACCGGCGTATCCTGTCGCGCTACTCCGTGGAACCGGCTGACTTCCTGATGATTGGCAATTCGCTTAAATCCGATATTCTGCCCGTTGTCAACATAGGCGGGCAGGCCATTCACATCCCGTATCACACGACCTGGCACTTCGAAAAGCTGCCCGACAATTACCAGTTGGGCGAGTATGTGCAACTGGACAGCATCCGCGATGTACTGGAGTGGCTTACAACGACCCGTTGA
- a CDS encoding AlbA family DNA-binding domain-containing protein, with amino-acid sequence MVGRSTLDYKALKDLVRQGEGHSLEFKLKTNHPDKIVREVVAFANTDGGTLLIGVGDDRSIPGLKYADEDEYLLVRAIEKLCFPAIPYTLERVSLHDEREVLVFHIPRSPHRPHYVLPDPADPDNRKVYVRVADKSVQASKEVREILKAERADRNVRFTYGDKERVLMQHLVQHPSITVDSFAMLANIPRKIASRTLVLLVLANVLDIHPSDVMDKYTSKVVG; translated from the coding sequence ATGGTGGGCAGATCAACTCTCGACTATAAGGCTCTCAAAGACCTGGTTCGCCAGGGCGAGGGCCACTCACTTGAGTTTAAACTCAAGACCAACCATCCCGACAAGATAGTTCGGGAAGTCGTCGCCTTCGCCAACACAGATGGCGGTACACTCCTGATCGGCGTTGGCGATGACCGCAGCATCCCAGGCCTCAAATACGCTGACGAAGACGAATACCTGCTGGTGCGGGCCATTGAAAAGCTGTGCTTTCCGGCGATTCCGTACACGCTTGAACGCGTCTCGCTGCACGACGAGCGCGAGGTGCTGGTGTTTCATATTCCCCGCAGCCCCCACCGGCCCCACTATGTGCTGCCCGACCCCGCCGACCCCGACAACCGGAAGGTGTATGTGCGGGTGGCCGACAAGTCGGTGCAGGCCAGTAAGGAGGTGCGCGAGATTCTGAAAGCCGAACGCGCCGACCGAAATGTGCGCTTCACCTACGGCGACAAAGAGCGCGTACTCATGCAGCACCTGGTTCAGCACCCGTCGATCACGGTCGATTCGTTTGCGATGCTGGCCAACATCCCCCGCAAGATTGCCTCCCGTACGCTGGTGTTGCTCGTGCTAGCCAATGTGCTCGACATCCACCCCAGTGATGTCATGGACAAGTACACCAGTAAGGTGGTGGGGTAA
- the lipB gene encoding lipoyl(octanoyl) transferase LipB gives MLTTTLQNKVIQVRDLGLIDYQTAWDEQERIFADTVARKVANRGLSPDEQQPTPNYLLFCEHPHVYTLGKSGHEAHLLANDEFLKQIGATYHRINRGGDITYHGPGQLVGYPILDLDNFFTDIHRYMRLLEEAIILTLTDYGIVAGRIAGLTGVWLDDEAGPRKICAMGVKASRWVTMHGFALNVNTDLRYFDHIVPCGIADKAVTSMQQELGYVVPLPDVAERVQTHLIELFEMKMER, from the coding sequence ATGTTGACGACTACACTTCAGAACAAAGTCATTCAGGTACGTGATTTGGGCCTGATCGACTACCAGACGGCCTGGGATGAGCAGGAACGGATTTTTGCCGATACGGTAGCCCGTAAGGTGGCCAATCGGGGCCTCTCGCCCGATGAGCAACAACCCACGCCCAATTACTTGCTTTTCTGCGAACACCCGCACGTGTACACGCTGGGCAAGAGCGGGCATGAGGCGCACCTGCTGGCCAACGACGAGTTTCTGAAGCAGATCGGCGCGACCTACCACCGCATCAACCGGGGTGGCGATATCACCTACCACGGCCCCGGCCAACTGGTCGGCTATCCCATTCTGGATCTGGACAATTTCTTCACCGATATCCACCGCTACATGCGGCTGCTCGAAGAAGCGATTATCCTGACGCTGACCGACTACGGCATCGTGGCGGGGCGCATTGCCGGCCTCACCGGCGTGTGGCTCGACGACGAGGCCGGTCCCCGCAAAATCTGTGCGATGGGCGTGAAAGCGAGCCGTTGGGTAACGATGCACGGCTTTGCGCTGAACGTCAACACCGATCTGCGTTATTTCGATCATATTGTACCCTGTGGCATTGCCGACAAAGCCGTTACGTCGATGCAGCAGGAGCTTGGGTACGTTGTCCCGCTACCCGACGTAGCCGAGCGCGTGCAAACACACCTGATTGAGTTATTTGAGATGAAAATGGAACGTTGA
- the rnr gene encoding ribonuclease R, whose product MRPKQTNYNRPAKGSAKGPGKPSNRRKPSGQEAQPRQPMSYVDELANDVAAFFEINPAQPWSTMEVMDNFEVHDLRLKRIVQQIVGDLADQGRLTRLPDGRYQFNEQRDKNTILGTVEHVSPNFAFIVPDNTIRDRDKDIWIPAEDLGGAIDGDQVRVVVFSDSRQRGTRQISKRLVGRVASIAKRGRPELVGTLEKRGKGLAVVPDSRRIYHDILIPDDKLGGAVLNEKVLVRLTRYPDAGDEDGLFEGEVVTVLGKAGEHNTEMHAILAEFGLPNEFPAEVERESEEIPVTIDEAEIARRRDFRGVTTFTIDPVDAKDFDDALSVRYLDNGNYEIGVHIADVTHYVLPGTELEEEAYKRATSVYLVDRVVPMLPEKLSNGVCSLRPHEDKLTFSAVFELTTDAKIEAEWFGRTAIHSDRRFSYEEAQAILNAGEGDFVKELTLLNELAHKLRDQRFRHGAINFETPEVRFKLDENGVPLAVVPKIRQDTNKLIEEFMLLANKRVAEFVVSLSKGPDENTMVYRVHEGPNEDKLQVFADFARKLGYKLNVTSDKLSTAMNKFMADIEGKPEQTMLSQLAVRTMSKARYSTDDIGHFGLAFRRYSHFTSPIRRYPDMMAHRLLQHYLDRGRSVDQEALESRCKHSSEREKAAAEAERASIKYKQVEFMSRMPADQEFEGVIAGVTEFGFFVEIPENSCEGLVRMQDLTDDFYEYDKDNYRIIGRKSKKMYTFGDSVTVKVKETNLARRSIDFALVRDNAQTAPDRGTSRRSGNDDGDSLADRRASRKFSGSSGNARNETRARKAAGDETKRTKGTAPKGQNRRGGRSR is encoded by the coding sequence ATGAGACCTAAACAAACCAACTATAACCGCCCCGCCAAAGGCTCCGCAAAGGGCCCCGGCAAACCATCGAACCGGCGCAAGCCGTCTGGGCAGGAAGCCCAACCCCGCCAACCCATGTCGTATGTCGATGAACTGGCCAACGATGTCGCGGCGTTTTTTGAAATCAATCCTGCGCAACCCTGGTCGACCATGGAGGTCATGGACAATTTTGAGGTTCATGATCTGCGGCTGAAACGAATTGTACAACAGATCGTGGGTGATCTGGCTGATCAGGGCCGCCTGACCCGCCTGCCCGATGGGCGCTATCAGTTCAACGAACAGCGCGATAAAAACACCATTCTCGGTACGGTTGAGCACGTGAGCCCCAACTTTGCGTTTATCGTCCCCGACAACACCATCCGTGATCGCGACAAAGACATCTGGATCCCGGCCGAAGACCTCGGCGGAGCCATCGATGGCGATCAGGTACGGGTCGTCGTCTTCAGCGATTCGCGGCAGCGCGGCACCCGGCAAATCAGCAAGCGGCTGGTGGGCCGCGTGGCCAGCATTGCCAAACGGGGTCGGCCCGAGCTCGTGGGTACGTTGGAAAAGCGGGGTAAAGGCCTCGCTGTCGTGCCCGACAGCCGCCGGATTTACCACGACATCCTGATTCCCGACGATAAACTGGGCGGGGCCGTGCTGAACGAGAAAGTGCTGGTGCGCCTGACCCGCTACCCCGACGCCGGTGACGAAGACGGCCTTTTTGAAGGCGAAGTCGTTACGGTGCTGGGTAAGGCCGGTGAGCACAATACCGAGATGCACGCGATTCTGGCCGAATTTGGCCTGCCGAACGAATTCCCGGCCGAGGTCGAACGCGAATCCGAGGAGATCCCGGTGACGATCGACGAGGCAGAAATTGCCCGGCGGCGTGATTTCCGGGGTGTCACCACGTTCACGATTGACCCCGTCGACGCCAAAGATTTCGATGATGCACTGTCGGTTCGGTATCTCGACAACGGCAACTACGAAATTGGTGTCCACATCGCCGACGTAACGCACTACGTACTGCCCGGCACAGAACTGGAAGAAGAAGCATACAAACGGGCCACGTCGGTGTACCTGGTTGACCGGGTGGTGCCGATGTTGCCCGAAAAGCTGTCGAACGGCGTGTGTTCGCTGCGTCCGCACGAAGACAAGCTGACCTTCTCGGCCGTTTTTGAATTGACGACCGACGCCAAGATCGAGGCTGAATGGTTTGGCCGCACCGCCATCCACTCCGACCGCCGGTTTTCATACGAAGAAGCCCAGGCCATTCTGAATGCTGGCGAAGGGGATTTTGTGAAGGAGCTGACGTTGCTCAACGAACTGGCGCACAAACTGCGCGATCAGCGATTCCGCCACGGGGCCATCAACTTCGAGACACCCGAAGTGCGCTTCAAGCTCGACGAAAACGGCGTACCGCTGGCGGTCGTGCCCAAGATTCGGCAGGACACCAACAAGCTCATCGAAGAGTTTATGCTGCTGGCGAACAAGCGCGTGGCCGAATTTGTGGTGAGCCTCTCGAAAGGGCCCGACGAAAACACGATGGTGTACCGCGTACACGAAGGCCCCAACGAGGATAAGCTACAGGTCTTTGCCGATTTCGCCCGGAAGTTGGGCTACAAGCTCAACGTCACGTCAGACAAACTGTCGACCGCCATGAACAAGTTTATGGCCGATATCGAGGGTAAGCCCGAGCAAACGATGCTGTCGCAACTGGCCGTCCGGACGATGTCGAAAGCGCGCTACAGCACCGACGACATTGGCCACTTTGGGTTGGCGTTCCGGCGCTATTCGCACTTCACGTCGCCCATTCGCCGTTACCCCGACATGATGGCGCACCGCCTGCTTCAGCATTACCTCGACCGGGGCCGCTCGGTGGATCAGGAGGCGCTGGAAAGCCGATGCAAGCATTCGTCGGAGCGGGAAAAAGCCGCCGCCGAAGCCGAACGCGCCAGCATCAAGTACAAGCAGGTCGAGTTTATGAGCCGGATGCCCGCCGATCAGGAATTTGAGGGCGTTATTGCCGGGGTCACCGAGTTTGGCTTCTTCGTCGAGATTCCCGAGAATAGTTGCGAAGGTCTGGTGCGCATGCAGGACCTCACCGACGATTTCTACGAGTACGATAAAGACAACTACCGCATCATTGGCCGTAAGAGCAAGAAGATGTACACCTTCGGCGATTCGGTCACGGTGAAGGTGAAGGAAACAAACCTCGCCCGCCGCAGCATCGACTTTGCCCTCGTCCGTGATAATGCCCAAACGGCACCTGACCGGGGCACGTCACGCCGATCGGGTAACGACGACGGCGATAGCCTAGCCGACCGCCGGGCGAGCCGCAAGTTTAGTGGCTCATCGGGCAACGCGCGCAACGAAACCCGCGCCCGCAAAGCTGCTGGCGATGAAACCAAACGCACCAAAGGCACCGCTCCCAAAGGCCAGAATCGCCGCGGTGGCCGCAGCCGGTAG
- a CDS encoding glycosyltransferase yields the protein MRPRVLHITTAHRPHDPRIVYKQCPALADTYEVWCAIPDADPAVAPNVRFITLPYYEQVIWRILLTCPLIVWKCWRLRPDVLHFYVPEFIPFAFLFRLRGTRLIYEVQENLFKKMHLKTRNKSWLLTRAFAGLDQLARRYCYCVFTEHGYLTTYTNLRKPSVVVYNYASLPLLEPFRSSYNPHTAPYSFFYIGWLSMERAFDTLLASFNHLQGTYPDFVVHLFGRQTFSQATLNANPDYQAVKPKLRFYGYTDQQRALPYAKGAVAGLALLKPVGDYPESYTTKLFEYMALGLPVITADFPLYKDVVERHNCGFCVSPYDPEAVAAALTYLIAHPDEAHAMGQRGRLAVEQQYNWTTEADKLRAFYREVIGA from the coding sequence ATGCGCCCCCGTGTTCTGCACATTACAACCGCCCACCGCCCCCATGACCCCCGCATTGTTTACAAGCAATGCCCGGCTTTGGCCGACACGTATGAGGTTTGGTGCGCCATCCCCGATGCCGACCCGGCGGTGGCCCCGAACGTGCGGTTTATCACCCTGCCCTACTACGAGCAGGTTATCTGGCGCATCCTGCTCACCTGCCCGCTAATTGTCTGGAAATGCTGGCGGCTCCGGCCCGACGTGCTGCATTTCTACGTACCTGAGTTTATCCCGTTTGCGTTCCTGTTCCGCCTGCGTGGTACCCGGCTGATCTACGAAGTGCAGGAGAACCTATTCAAGAAAATGCACCTGAAGACCCGTAATAAAAGCTGGCTCCTCACCCGCGCCTTTGCCGGGCTTGATCAGCTTGCGCGGCGCTACTGTTACTGCGTATTCACCGAACACGGCTACCTGACCACCTACACCAACCTGCGGAAACCGTCGGTAGTGGTGTATAACTATGCTTCGCTGCCGTTGCTGGAGCCTTTCCGAAGCTCTTATAATCCACACACAGCGCCTTACTCGTTCTTTTACATTGGCTGGCTCAGCATGGAGCGTGCTTTCGATACCCTGCTGGCTTCGTTCAATCATCTACAGGGAACGTACCCGGATTTCGTCGTGCATCTGTTTGGCCGACAAACCTTCTCGCAGGCTACCCTCAACGCCAATCCCGATTATCAGGCGGTGAAGCCGAAACTGCGCTTCTACGGCTACACCGATCAGCAGCGGGCCCTTCCATACGCCAAAGGCGCCGTTGCCGGATTGGCGCTGCTCAAACCCGTCGGCGACTACCCCGAATCCTACACGACGAAGCTCTTTGAGTACATGGCGCTGGGCCTGCCTGTCATCACCGCCGATTTCCCGCTCTACAAAGACGTTGTCGAGCGGCACAATTGTGGTTTCTGCGTATCGCCTTACGATCCCGAGGCCGTAGCGGCGGCGCTAACGTACCTGATCGCCCACCCCGACGAGGCCCACGCAATGGGCCAACGGGGCCGCCTCGCCGTTGAACAGCAGTACAACTGGACTACCGAAGCCGACAAACTACGGGCATTCTACCGCGAGGTGATAGGCGCTTGA
- a CDS encoding DUF922 domain-containing protein — protein MYLIINKFAIGGLALVGLLFGGSVMNPTGPANARITSLHVPPLPAVIQLRPEPLPFTPTEFYVADVLDQRAEKTPFANLILRPDKPAEPVDLQGGTGPALEQYIGQIVRRNTKLRPIVLRVTAGKLIETAGPRGSVSGKLALTLAFDVRREDENLSLVTFQGNARYQRPVGQTDVIERTIRQSVNEGLRYLNNYMNKEVDNVPALAGKLAVSLTDVKTRTPASSDTVFYDPDRPLTWDDFRALPPVNNRYAAQIMPGVSYEGKSQVEKGTVNVRLKLKVFMLKSQSWVKPIGHNDYALNHEQRHFDLARLAMEEFKQILNPDSLSLNDYNSNIQYRYIEMYRELGKRQQQYDDETRHGIDEGAQARWNAQIDRELRRYGYK, from the coding sequence ATGTATCTGATTATAAATAAGTTTGCGATCGGTGGGTTGGCGTTGGTTGGGCTCTTGTTCGGGGGCAGCGTGATGAATCCTACCGGCCCCGCCAACGCCCGAATCACCAGCCTCCACGTACCGCCTCTGCCCGCCGTCATCCAGCTCCGGCCCGAGCCGCTGCCCTTTACCCCAACAGAATTTTACGTAGCCGACGTGCTCGACCAACGGGCTGAGAAAACGCCTTTTGCCAACCTGATTCTGCGCCCTGATAAACCCGCTGAACCCGTTGATTTGCAGGGCGGAACAGGCCCGGCTTTGGAACAATACATTGGTCAGATTGTGCGCCGGAATACCAAATTGCGCCCGATTGTGCTGCGCGTAACGGCGGGTAAACTGATCGAAACCGCTGGCCCGCGCGGTAGCGTCAGCGGCAAACTCGCGCTCACGCTGGCCTTCGACGTGCGTCGTGAAGACGAAAATCTGTCGCTGGTCACCTTTCAGGGCAACGCCCGCTACCAGCGCCCCGTTGGCCAGACCGACGTGATTGAACGCACCATCCGGCAGAGCGTCAATGAGGGGCTGCGATACCTGAATAACTACATGAACAAAGAGGTCGACAACGTACCTGCGCTGGCGGGTAAACTGGCGGTATCGCTTACTGACGTGAAAACACGTACCCCCGCTAGCAGCGACACGGTCTTCTATGACCCCGACCGGCCCCTGACCTGGGATGATTTCCGGGCGTTACCCCCAGTCAACAACCGCTATGCCGCGCAGATTATGCCCGGTGTGTCGTATGAGGGCAAAAGTCAGGTAGAAAAGGGGACCGTCAACGTGCGGCTGAAACTGAAAGTGTTCATGCTGAAAAGCCAGTCGTGGGTTAAGCCCATCGGCCACAACGACTACGCCCTGAACCACGAGCAGCGGCATTTCGACCTTGCGCGGCTGGCGATGGAAGAATTCAAGCAGATTCTCAACCCCGACAGTCTGTCGCTCAATGATTACAACAGCAATATCCAATATCGCTACATCGAGATGTATCGGGAATTGGGGAAACGGCAGCAACAATACGACGACGAAACCCGCCACGGCATCGATGAGGGAGCGCAGGCTCGCTGGAACGCCCAGATCGACCGGGAACTGCGTCGGTATGGCTACAAGTAG